ttaaataaaataaaaataaaatgtattatttcattatattgatatgtaaaatgTTGCAATCTATAAtacttttcaattttctttattttattttattttaatttttttttaccttaccATAAGAGCTCCCATCCGAGCAACTCTGTCTCGTCTATAATacttttcaaatgatttttgaatatctaaatttttttatttataatatcgaactaatataatctaatttaattttaaaaattaattcaaaatcactttcgacaaataaaaataaaggacaaaaagtaaataaataaaggtaggacaaaaaatacaatagaatttattaattgaatcataaataaataaaaaaaaccctccaaaaaattaaaactgtTTGGGCCTCAACTAAACCCTTCTCCTTCTTTCAACTGCCGCCCTTCAAAGCTTGTCTACCGGCGGCGCGGCGTACCGGTAATTGATCTGCAGTGATGGCGGGGACGAAGAGAAAAAGCAGAGAAGGAAATAGGCAAACCAAAGGAAGAGActttaagaagaaaaatcaaagtcCAAGTGGAGGAAAAGATGGTAGAAGAAAAAGGTCCGGTCCTCGTTTGCCTAATGCTATGTTAAAGGAGCTTCAATTACCGAAACGGTATGCAGATTCCGATGAAGaaattggctctgatgatgctCTTAATGACTTGTATGAGTATGAAGAAGGGGTAGCTGAAGAGGAGTCAAGGAAGAATAGACGCTTTGACCCTGTTGAAAATTATCAATATGAGCTTCCTGAGGAGTTTGAggtatttatttcatttcaatttgatTGTTCTTGGTTGCAAATTTCACTGTTAATTTTTGCTCTGCTAAGCTCATTCCATTGTTATAGAGGTTTACGAAGGTACTATTAGTTATGTTGATAGTTGTAATAGCTTCTTTTGGCCTTTCTGGGAGCTGATAATCTCTTTTTAATGATgctttttgttaattataatgcTACTGTGATAAAGAACAAGTCTTACCAGTTTAACTGACAGGAGGAGTTATGTTATGTTTGTATTCTTTTTGGTTATATTAGAACTTTTTGTCTTTTGGGTTGGTATTTGAATAGACTAAATGTAGATGATTACATCTGATTGTATTGCTAGTTGTACAAAGAGGATGAAATCTGTATGAGGATGGTTTTGTTCATCTACTAGGTAGACCTCTATTACTAGTTGAACAAAGAGGATGAAATAAAAGAAGGCTGCATTAGGATGGTTTGGTTAAGTACACATATGACTCCAAGCGCCTTTGGTTTGTAATTGTGACACTATAATGATTGGAAGTGTTAAAAGTGGATGAGGTAAACCTAAAGTAACACTGAGAAAGTTGTCTCAAAACTTCAATCTCATGAAATCTGTAGCAAAAGAACACGATGCAATCATGCAACCAAAAGTAAAAGATACTATAAGTGATATTAACTAATTAGTACTAAGACTTAGTCGTGTGCTACACTTATAGCTCTATGTTTAGAAGGagtctttttagtttgtttatgtGCTGGTACGTAGAATATGTATATGACCTCTAGGGTTGGGGAGCCCTTAATTTTGTcttaaaagacatttttttgAGATTGGAGCAACACGGAATCGGTGAAGATCCTGGAGGGTTCAAATTCTAAGATAGAGGAAAAGGTAGTTTGACCAATTTTGAGGGAGAAATTGTGGACAGATTCaatgatttttaataataaaaaaaaatattgtgaaattgaagaaaataaaatactttttatctCCTTCCATGATTCTCCTCTGGATCAATATTTTCACATAATAActcataatttatgttttataactctatttttaaatatttgaattatctttagCGGAATCCCCATATCTGTATGCACACATGGATTCCTATCtccaaatattataatttagatCATTGAGGATCTGACCTCTAGATCCGCACCTGTATCGGACACCCGCACCCAAGTCTGAGCAACTTAGCATGGAAGAGCCTTAACGAGGCAGGGCAGGGCAGGGGAAAACTCGTTTTAGGAAAATAGTTAGTGGGGCAGGGAAGGTTGCAGCTTGACTAAGACTCTTGAGTTAAACTGAAATTTTATCATTTGTCGGAGAATATTCTAAGCATATATCACCCATCTGGCCACATCTGGACTGGATTTTCCCTGTATGCAAAGACCACATTTGTTACAATTAAAAAGTACAGGTTTGACATTGATAACATGTGGAAAGCTCTTGACATTAACGCGTGGAAGGTTCAAACATCTTGAGTAACAGCTTATACACATGATGTATAATATATCATAGTCCTCATCTGGAACCAAATGTAGAACAATATCTTGCCGAATGATTGATGTTAATCTTTTAACACATTACCTGTGGTTCTCTTTTACATTAATTCTAGAAAGTtcattatgattattataattaatggAAAAATACGTATTATATGTTCACATTCAAAATTTGACACTGTCCTTTTCCAGTTAATATGATAATGAATTTTTGTAGTTCATTGATGCTATATCTGAAAATGGGGGGTAAAACAGGGCAGGGTAGGGCGGAAGGGAGTTACTTAAAGGGGCAGGGCAGGGAAATAACTGAGCAGGGGAAGACTTAACCAGCCTTACCCCGCCCTGCCCTATTGTCATCCCTACTATCAATCTCCCTAAGTCCTTGTGGGCATAGTTATTCACATACCTGTGTTGGTGGGAGGTAGTTGGTGCCCGGTGAAAAAGTGAAGATCAATGTAGCTTTCCCAGCCACCATCCCAATAataaaagcgagagaaaaaagaaaatagaacaGTATGTATATGGAAGATCCATGTAGCTCTGCCTTCTAATTTGAGATTCATACTCGTTGATATGATATCATAATATACTTACTGTGACCTTATATCCTTGTATCATTTAACTCTgtatatttgtttggtttagTCACTGAGGTTAATTATTTAGAACTTTGTTCCAATGTCTGAAACAATGTTTGCCTGATGAAACTATATGCAATTTAATTTTACTCCTTCCTTTTTGGGATGTGTAGATCCTGTTATCTTTAGCTAATGCATGTCAAATTAACTCGATTCATAGTCCTTGCTTACATATGGgataatatttctttctaaaCACTGAAATGCTTGTGCGTAAAGAATTGATATTATGATTACTTAGGCCTGCCTCTCGCACCACTACCAAGCAATGTTCTTATTTGCAGTCGTTAATGTTCTATTGGTGGGAATTTTGGGGACACTAGAtcccacccacccacccacacAAATCTAAATGAACTTTATTGGTTGTAAATATTGACTACTTGTACATAAGTGTGGAGGGATGTGAAACCTTACCATGAGCTACAAAAGGCAAGAACATCTTGATGCTTTGTAGTACTTGTTTTTCcctttcaaattttgatttgcaTTAGCTGCAGTCTGCAGAAGATGGAAATACCAcaatctttttgtttttggttatGGTGGATTTATAGgcattgtttttttcttatgtAGGATGAAGATGTACCTTCGGATGAAGAAGATGGTGGGGATGATGAGGGTGGTCGGAGAGGAgatgaagaggaagaggaagaggaagaggaagaggatgATGGAAGGCATTCACGATTGTTGCAAGAAATTACTGGACTTGCAACTGATGCTTTTGATGGTATACTTCCTACCCACATTTCTTGAGTTTCATGCTTGCATTTACTAGTAGAATATGATGTGTTTTGTCAAACTCAATccgtttatatatttttaaaccaTGATTTGTATGTGCTGCTTGTACATGTGATGTGGAAATCAACTAAATTTTAGTTTTCCCCTCTTTTTTGTGCAATTCCATGTTTCTTTCCCTTTATTTTGTTGAGAATATGCTTATTAAGTGCCCTGCTTTCCACAAGACAGTGCATTCTCCTCAGTCCTCAACGTGGGGATAAAAGAGGATTTTTTGTCATCACAtgtcatttattttaatatattgtgtAATCCATGATGAGGAGGACTGATAGCTAGATCTGTATGATAggcaagaagaagaaaaatgacgTTATCATATCTGAGGCATATTCGGAGTCCGAGTATAATCCCAGTCGTGATATTTTGGATGGGGATGGCCGGATTAGCATCCAGGACCTTCTGGACCCCCTCCATGGGAAGTCTGACCATAGCAAACTTAGAAAGAGCATGAGTCGGATGGAGAAGAAGTCCATGCCTATTCATGCACCTCTTCCGAAACCGGATCAAGAAAGATTGGAAAGAGATGCTGCTTATGGTTTTATCCAGAAGGATGTTACAAAATGGGAACCTCATGTCAAAAAAAACAGAGAGGCACCGACTATATATTTTGGCAAAGATAAGAACGTGGGATATTCTACGGTAGGAGAAATCGCTGCTGAATTTGAACCAAGAAgtgattttgagaaaaaaattgctTCTCTTTTTGATGACCATGAGGTCGTTGAAGCTCATAGAAAAGATGGTGCAAGACTTCTTGAACTTAATAAGGTATGGAGGTCATAGACTTTTACACACTTATTATTCCGTACAGATGGTTAATCATTCAGTGTTTTTAGAGGAAAAAGGTCCCTgtaaatttttgtattatatttaatGTTAATCACTTCGGCAGATATCCGTAGAAGATGTGAGGGAGCGCCAAGACCAGCTTGCTAAGATGCGTAGTCTTCTTTTCCGTCATGAAATGAAGGCAAAACGAGTCAAGAAGATAAAGTCAAAAGTGTATCATCGTTTGCTAAAAAAGGATAGATTGAAACAAACAGGTACTGCAACTGAAACGGATCCAGAAGCAGCCAAAGAGCAGGCCATGAAACAAGAATTCAAAAGGGCAGAGGTAATTTCATTCATTACTTGTGTGAAACTCGCGTAGGAGTCACTTTTGCTTTTCTGGTTATTTTCTGATTGACTTGGTCTCTTTTGCCACGAAATTTTATGTAGGAACGCTTGACTTTGAAGCACAAGAATAGCTCCAAGTGGGCAAAGCGCATCTTAAAACGTGGATTGGACGTGCAAGATGACGGAACACGAGCTGCTATTGCTGAACAACTGAATCAACATGCCCTTTTGTCCAGAAAAGCAAATAACATGAATGAGAGCAGTAGTAGTGAAGAAAGCAGTGATGAGGATGACCTTGATGAGGCCTCTGATGGATCAGATCAGGATGCTGCAGTAAAACTGTTGAAGAAAGCGAAGGACAAGACTGCCGCAGTCTTAGAAGGGGACGAAGAATTGCCAGCATCAGGAGTGCTTTCTTTACCTTTCATGGTAATTTTATCAGTCTTTCCTTTGCACCCCGGCTTGCTCTAATTTTTTTGAGGTCTGAAAGTTCATCTATGGTACTCCCATTTCACAGGTACGTGGATTGAAAAGAAGGAGAGAGGCGGCCAATGAAGAAGCAAAGCTTGCTCTAGAAGAGTTTGAGTCATCGTTGAAGGAATTAGAAGACAAGAACGAGCCAAAAACTCAAGAAACAAATATTCTGACTGGCAGGAGGGTTTTTGGTGCTCAAAAAAAGCAGGCACCTGAACCCAAAAAGAAAGCGACATCAGACAATTATTATGGTGACAGTGATAGTGAAGGCGAGACAGATGCCAGAGAAAATGGCATCAGTGCtcatgaagaaaataatttatctcaGAGGGAAGTTCATTTTGATTCCAATTTACTTCGTGAAGAGTCTGAGATTTATCATGATTCTCTGTTTAAGGTAATTGCGTTGCATACTTCATCAAAGCCTGTAGAACCATATCATATTGCCCTCATTTCTGCGTTGTTTGTGGTGATTAAAATTTGACTTTGTCCTGTTTCAGAGTTTTGACGACATTGCGAGAGACCCAGGCTCAAAGACATCATACGAAGTTTCCATTTTTGCAGCCGACTCATGGAAAAAGGTTGAGGTTTTGCTGTCTCAAAATCAGTGTTCTCACTCCTTTTGGCAACATTAGTCTTATTGGTGTATTTGGTGAACAGATGAATGATTCATCAGCTAAAGGGAAGCAGAAGAAATCTGCAAATGCAAAGAGTGCAACCTCTTTACAGATCACAGAACCTGTTGAGAGTAAACCTGATGGGGAGGTAATTTCTGAACTACAAAAGTTTTGTATGCTGAATCCACAATGCAAACTTGTCTGAACTGTTTGTTACTATTGACTCTTAATTTTGCTTGCAGGAAATTTATGAGGATAGCGATACTGATAGTGGAGGAGAANCTGAATCCACAATGCAAACTTGTCTGAACTGTTTGTTATTATTGACTCTTAATTTTGCTTGCAGGAAATTTATGAGGATAGCGATACTGATAGTGGAGGAGAAATGGTTGATGGAATTTTAACATCTGGGACTAAGTCCACATATGAAATCCCATCTCAAGAAGAGCTTATTCGGCGTGCTTTTGCTGGTGATGATGTTGAAGACGACTTTGAGAGAGAAAAACAAGATGCGTTGAATGAGGAAGTTCCAGAGCCTGAGAAGCCTGTTTTACTGCCTGGTTGGGGACAATGGACCAATATACAAAAGAAGAGAGGTCCGCCTTCTTGGATGCTTGAAGAACATGATAATGccaaaaagaaaagggaagaaGCTCTCAAGAAGAGAAAGGATGCTAATCTGAATCATGTTATCATCTCCGAAAAGAGGGATAAAAAGGTTGGTCATTGACAAACTTCATTTTAAACCTGATTTATGAATCAACATTCTTGAGATTGATGCCAATTTTGATTTTAGATGTTGAGGCTAAACTTTTAGGCTTTATAATAGTGATTGCAGATTTCATGTGCATGCctgataatattatattttatttgccTTTTCCCTTGGCTTTAAATTAGTGAGATTAAAATATACCAAGTATTTGGTGAAGTGAAAAATCATCTTTCTGCAATCAAAGAGAAGTTGGATTGCTAACCGAACAAAGTAGATAAACAAAAGAACAGAGAAATGCAGAAAGCAGTAGAGTAGAGTTTCAACTTCACCGTCATTCATTTGCAGGAAACACTATTCTTAACTTTATGTAATTTGGTAATGGTTATGTAGTCTGTGCCGGAGATGTTCAGACACTATGCAACAtgcatttttgttatttttcattatttatccAGAAGACAAATTGTTCTTCAGATGGTTTCCTCATCTGTCTCAGACCTGTCCGACAGATGCTTCTCTGTACGGAAGGCTATGTCTTCGGTGTTGCTTGTCTTTGCTTAAAGTGCACAACTATTGCCACGATTTACTGAATTTCTATTTTCCCATGCAGGCTGAGAATTTATACACGCCAACATTACCTTATCCGTTTACTTCCCAAGAACTTTTTGAGGGGAGCATTCGTATGCCCATTGGACCTGAATTCAACCCAGGAACAGCAGTTCCAGCTCTTATCCGCCCAGAGGTTTGTCCGAAGCATActatctaattttatttttctttatctatCTATATTCTAATTTCCTGAACTATACGATCCTGTATCTGAAACCCCCCTCCCACCTATCCAAACCCAAAATATCTAAAAAGAAAAGGCAAGGCCTGCATCTGAAATTTAAAATCCAATTGCATTAAAGTTATTCCTCGTCTTTAGtccttcaattttaatttttgtgtataAAAGGTTCTCTTTGGTTGTCTTCTCTGTTCTTGGGGGGAGGAATTAGGCTTTGGGACTACAATTTTGAGGTTGTTTAGGTGATTGCTTTCTTATGTTATAATTCTTACAGGTGGTAAAGAGGAGCGGTAGTATCATAAAGCCAATCAAATTCAAGGAGGTAAATCCCCATGAAAAAGGACAGGACCACAAACGTGGTGGTGTGCAGAAAAAGAAGGGTGGTAAAAGTAAGGGCAAACCCACAAAATAGAGGACTGTGGGGGTGAGAACCACGAGGTTTGACATTCTCATGAAGAAATCTGTATGGAGAATCTGCAGTTCCGAGATCCCTTGGTTGATAAATCAGTACTCATGGTCTTTCTTGCCATGTTCTTGTTTCGTCTTCACAGTTAGGGCCTTGTTTCTGCTTTCATAGAAGCAGTTTTACACAATGAAGGCTCGCGAATCATGAAAATGCAATGGTTTACTCTTCACAGATGCAGCAAAAGGAGTTCTATTTTTGGTTCTAATGTAATTCTTTAGCAGATGGTTCTATAGTTCTTGTGAGTGTATTGAGTGAAGTAGCTATTTTGGGATTTGAAAGTATTTAATATATCTATAATTGGTTCAAGTGAAGCAGAGGGGAATGGGGACAcaaaattttgtttcatttgttgCAAGTTTAGAACTTCGCTATGATTTTCTTAAAACGAATATTGAGTATTAAATGTTTATGtctcaaataataattattgttgTAGTTATGGTAGAAAATATCTTGTCATTTATTTACACTTTTGGCAAATCCGAAGCAAAAAATTgacttaattaatttgatttgattctaACATTTGCAGAATCGAGTAAATTGATTTGGTCAACTTTTAGAGAAAAACCAAACTATGAACATTTGCAGAATCGAGTAAACATACGGAGAACACTCGGAACTTGACGTAAATTATTGTTTCGCTCTTAAATTATTGGTAGTCTCAAACTCTTGTAGGAGCGTGGAGAAAAGTGTTGAGAACAACTTAAACTTGGCGAGAATTTATACTCATGTGGCAAGATCAGGGTGTATTTAAGTTCAGCTAGTCAAGTATATGAGCGTTTTTGAAACTGTCAATAATTTGAGGATGAAACGAATAATTTGCACcaaaattaagaatattttcaatacctctctattttttttgtgtggaaAGGATAGTTATGTATTCGTATTATAATTCCGATATAACTTATTCATCTACCAGATAATCCctagatatctcaaagggtgtGTAAACATTAAAAGGcaaataatatatacaaaaatataataaattagaaaaaagaaagaaattataaGGACGTAAATTGCAAAGAactttcataatattttttcgCTATAAATCAAGCAcccatattaaattattttgatgctTAATGCCATTTTGGTCCCTTAACAAAGCTGATTATACATTCAATTTAAAATGCACATACACCATAATAAAACAAACTCCACTATACATATAATTCCGATGGCCGGGAAACACCATCGTCCGTCCTCGTAGGTGGTGCACTAGGCGGTAATGAGGTGGGAGCCGTTGGCGGAGGTGGAGGTTGAGGTGGTGGACATATCGTTGAAATAGGCATGTCAGGACTTGTTTTACAAGACGGAGCGGATGGAGGTAAAGGGACAAACTTTGGTAACATGTTATCAAAATTATCGATGTGAGACTTAAATTCGAATAATTTTCTATGAATAGTAATTGCATAACTCGAAGAATAGCAAAGAGTTGttaaaaaccaaaaaagaaGACACTTAAAAAGTCTACTTTCTTTGTTCATCATATCATAGAGCTAATAATATTTAGAACGGAGAAATATTATTggtttataattttgtataggAACTATGCTATTTATATAAATCCAAAATGTGTGTGAACATTATTTAGTGACCGACCTCCTTTTTTGTTGGAGGATTAATCAAGAATAATCCTAATTTTGACTTAATCACTAAGAAGTTGGGGAGTTAATTTATTAGTCATTTAACAGTTGAGTGATTAATTGATCTCTCTAAGaaggataaaaaattaatatatatatattgtggaTTTTTCTTTTGGCACTTTTAAACATTCTTTACTATGTACATTTATGGATATGAAGAAATGattatttataaaagtcacgttctttcatgaatatatgACTTTTTATAAGGATTATATCTTTTATGAACATATAATTATTCATAGTAATCATCTTTTTTTAcgaacaaatatatatgtaacgTCATACATGATGCAAGCATATATTTATTAGATGAATCTAAAAATggaaaatcaaatattaaacaaaaccaaacaaaaataagaagatCTCAGTAACTTTTTAATTGGGAAATTCGTCTATGTTGAAATatgattcaaatatttttcttacttttatgtgtttcaagtatattttaactttttgtattaaaaatcaAGCCGTTCACACAAAAACAAAGTTATGTAATCTAtgatcaattaaatttttaatgttactttggttgaattgatattttatttaatacaaatattataataattttaatgatcagctattcatttttttttatgttttccttAGTATTATCGACAATGTTAAGCTGAAATTATCATTTGAATAAATCTGCTAGCAATTTCCTAAACAGACAATATTAAGatccttgttttttttatacactgcttattaaataataataacgaGCGACAtcaattatttgattaatttttatttaaattatatttttattatgtacCTATAGAGAAACTTTGTAGGTAAAAACATACATAACCTTAATTATTCAATgttcaaattctaaaaaaatatctaaatcatTAAGATAAATATTCagattttaataaaaacaaaatgagaCTCAACCAAATTTATGTATACAACCTTCAACGTATATCAAAAGATTtaggaattttgaaaaaaaattctttcttattttttttcctaacttGTATTTACACAAATCATAGACCCCCAATCAAGAACTATTGTCTATTCACCATAAACAATGAAaaaccattattttttttaaaaaaaataaaaaataaaataagaagttcATCAATAAATTTCCAATCTATTTCAtttcaataatttcaaattagTAGATGAAATCAAATATTCGATTTCAATAGTATGATACATCGATCTAGATGCACATACAACAAAGTAACACTAATTTTCttacatattatataatttgCTTTAAATGATATATTAGGGGGTTAGGCTCACATCAACGTCCACGATCTCTGGTTGTGCCATGAGATATATAATTCGCTTTAACGATATATTAGGGGGTCAGGCTCGCAACAACGTCCACGATCTCTGGTTGTGCCATGGGACATGAAGGAGGTGTGCCAGGACTTGATCTACAAGATGGAGCAGATGGAGGTATTGGTACACCTTTTGGTAACATTTGACCAAAAACACTTGAAGATGTTTTAATTTCAACTCGAGACTTCAAATCCAATATCTTTCGATTCGTAATTGCATGACTCGAAGAATAGTAAAGAGTTGtcaaaaacagaaaaagaagGATCTTAAAAAGTTTGCTTTGTTTGTTCATCGTATAGTAAAGTAGTATTTAGAATTTAAATGTGCACAAGAATGTGATTTTTTAATTGCGGATGAACTATGTTGtttatatagataaaaaaaaaagtgtaccATTATTGGAAAATCttgtttttatta
The nucleotide sequence above comes from Solanum pennellii chromosome 9, SPENNV200. Encoded proteins:
- the LOC107031411 gene encoding U3 small nucleolar RNA-associated protein 14 homolog A, with protein sequence MAGTKRKSREGNRQTKGRDFKKKNQSPSGGKDGRRKRSGPRLPNAMLKELQLPKRYADSDEEIGSDDALNDLYEYEEGVAEEESRKNRRFDPVENYQYELPEEFEDEDVPSDEEDGGDDEGGRRGDEEEEEEEEEEDDGRHSRLLQEITGLATDAFDGKKKKNDVIISEAYSESEYNPSRDILDGDGRISIQDLLDPLHGKSDHSKLRKSMSRMEKKSMPIHAPLPKPDQERLERDAAYGFIQKDVTKWEPHVKKNREAPTIYFGKDKNVGYSTVGEIAAEFEPRSDFEKKIASLFDDHEVVEAHRKDGARLLELNKISVEDVRERQDQLAKMRSLLFRHEMKAKRVKKIKSKVYHRLLKKDRLKQTGTATETDPEAAKEQAMKQEFKRAEERLTLKHKNSSKWAKRILKRGLDVQDDGTRAAIAEQLNQHALLSRKANNMNESSSSEESSDEDDLDEASDGSDQDAAVKLLKKAKDKTAAVLEGDEELPASGVLSLPFMVRGLKRRREAANEEAKLALEEFESSLKELEDKNEPKTQETNILTGRRVFGAQKKQAPEPKKKATSDNYYGDSDSEGETDARENGISAHEENNLSQREVHFDSNLLREESEIYHDSLFKSFDDIARDPGSKTSYEVSIFAADSWKKMNDSSAKGKQKKSANAKSATSLQITEPVESKPDGEEIYEDSDTDSGGEMVDGILTSGTKSTYEIPSQEELIRRAFAGDDVEDDFEREKQDALNEEVPEPEKPVLLPGWGQWTNIQKKRGPPSWMLEEHDNAKKKREEALKKRKDANLNHVIISEKRDKKAENLYTPTLPYPFTSQELFEGSIRMPIGPEFNPGTAVPALIRPEVVKRSGSIIKPIKFKEVNPHEKGQDHKRGGVQKKKGGKSKGKPTK